In Papaver somniferum cultivar HN1 unplaced genomic scaffold, ASM357369v1 unplaced-scaffold_114, whole genome shotgun sequence, a genomic segment contains:
- the LOC113328726 gene encoding pathogenesis-related protein 1B-like, protein MASSASLLFSVAALLLLVSFIRTSDAKLNGTLFMEQILDGHNAARAEVGVPPLTWDRNLAVFARGYIDEDRRADCKLLYSERWSFGETIYTGPRNITAEDAVAYWVSGKQWYTYPDNTCAAGKDCSDYTQVVWRTTIHVGCAQIKCDTGDLFIACEYYPHGNYAGALPY, encoded by the coding sequence atggcttcttcagcTTCACTACTATTTTCTGTGGCAGCTCTCTTGCTCTTGGTTAGTTTCATCCGAACCAGCGATGCTAAACTCAACGGTACACTCTTCATGGAACAAATCTTGGATGGTCACAATGCAGCTAGGGCCGAAGTAGGAGTACCACCACTTACATGGGACCGCAACTTGGCTGTATTCGCTAGAGGTTACATTGATGAAGATAGACGTGCAGACTGCAAATTGCTTTACTCAGAACGTTGGTCTTTTGGAGAAACAATCTACACCGGTCCTCGTAATATCACTGCTGAAGACGCCGTAGCTTATTGGGTGTCCGGAAAGCAATGGTATACCTATCCGGATAATACTTGTGCTGCAGGTAAAGACTGTTCAGATTATACCCAAGTTGTATGGAGAACTACTATTCACGTTGGTTGTGCACAGATTAAATGTGATACAGGTGATCTCTTCATTGCTTGCGAGTACTATCCTCATGGAAATTATGCCGGAGCACTGCCTTATTAG
- the LOC113328727 gene encoding pathogenesis-related protein 1B-like, which produces MASSASPLFYLGALFLLVSFIQTSNAKLNGTLFMEQILDGHNAARAEVGVPPLTWDRNLAVFARGYIDEDRRADCKLLYSERWSFGETIYTGPRNITAADAVAYWVSGKQWYTYPANTCAVGKDCSDYTQVVWRTTIHIGCAQIKCDTGDLFIACEYYPHGNYAGALPY; this is translated from the coding sequence ATGGCTTCCTCAGCTTCACCACTATTTTATCTGGGAGCTCTCTTTCTCTTGGTTAGCTTCATCCAAACCAGCAATGCTAAACTCAACGGTACACTATTCATGGAACAAATCTTGGATGGTCACAATGCAGCTAGGGCCGAAGTAGGAGTCCCACCACTTACATGGGACCGCAACTTGGCTGTATTCGCTAGAGGTTACATTGATGAAGATAGACGTGCAGACTGCAAATTGCTTTACTCAGAACGTTGGTCTTTCGGAGAAACCATTTACACTGGTCCGCGTAATATTACTGCTGCAGATGCCGTAGCTTATTGGGTATCCGGAAAGCAATGGTATACCTATCCGGCTAATACTTGTGCAGTAGGTAAAGACTGTTCGGATTACACCCAAGTTGTATGGAGAACTACTATTCACATTGGTTGTGCTCAGATTAAATGTGATACAGGTGATCTCTTCATTGCTTGCGAGTATTATCCTCATGGAAATTATGCCGGAGCACTGCCTTATTAG